From one Sulfurimonas sp. genomic stretch:
- a CDS encoding DASS family sodium-coupled anion symporter, with translation MSNIKENRYKHHMQALVLFIGVFLWFSPVPDGLNTQAWHLFAIFISAIFAVILNAMPILTSSIIAVSLAVLTNTMSAKQAYSGFGESFILLIIVAFLIARGVIKSGLGKRIAFLIIKKFGKSSLGLSYSVIAADMFISPAFPSNTARSGVLFPIVNALANDSNSKVSDGTRKKLGSFLMMASMAGLTISSTLWLTAMAANPAGAKMAAEYGVEITYGSWALAASLPVIILFFLVPWVIYKIYPPEIKYTPDAPRIAENALQTMGKISRNEWIMAATFIGMVFLWIMSGSLGLDKTAVAFLGLSVLMLSNIFTLDDLLHEGNALGTLIWFAILYGMSVHLDKFGFMGWVGDNISMFIDGFSWPVVYIGLTLSYVLIHYFFVSQTAQMLALFSVFLGVGIKAGVPAEMMALILLFATNFNAIITPQGSSANVIYVGSGYIEAKEIYKVGGIITLINTLVFLTIGTAWMLLIL, from the coding sequence AACAGATACAAACACCATATGCAGGCATTAGTACTCTTTATAGGTGTATTTCTTTGGTTTTCTCCTGTTCCTGATGGTTTAAATACTCAAGCCTGGCACCTATTTGCAATATTTATAAGTGCTATATTTGCAGTAATTCTAAATGCGATGCCAATTTTAACTTCATCAATTATTGCAGTATCGTTAGCTGTTCTAACCAATACTATGAGTGCAAAACAAGCTTACAGCGGGTTTGGAGAGAGTTTTATACTACTAATTATAGTTGCATTTTTAATAGCCCGCGGTGTTATAAAGTCAGGTCTGGGAAAAAGAATTGCTTTTTTAATTATCAAAAAATTCGGGAAAAGCTCACTAGGTCTTTCATACTCTGTTATAGCAGCAGATATGTTTATCTCCCCTGCTTTTCCTAGCAATACTGCTCGCTCAGGTGTACTTTTTCCAATTGTAAATGCACTTGCGAATGATAGTAATTCAAAAGTATCAGATGGAACTAGAAAAAAACTCGGTTCATTTTTAATGATGGCTTCAATGGCAGGACTTACGATATCTTCAACTCTCTGGCTAACAGCAATGGCGGCAAACCCAGCAGGGGCAAAAATGGCTGCAGAATATGGAGTTGAGATCACATATGGATCTTGGGCATTAGCCGCATCACTGCCTGTTATAATACTTTTTTTTCTTGTGCCTTGGGTAATATATAAAATTTACCCGCCAGAGATAAAGTATACACCTGATGCACCGCGTATAGCAGAAAATGCACTTCAAACTATGGGAAAAATAAGCCGCAATGAATGGATTATGGCAGCTACATTTATCGGAATGGTGTTTTTATGGATCATGTCAGGTTCATTAGGATTAGACAAAACAGCTGTAGCTTTTCTTGGGTTATCCGTACTTATGCTTAGTAATATATTTACACTAGATGATCTACTGCATGAAGGAAATGCTCTTGGAACTTTAATATGGTTTGCAATTTTATATGGGATGAGCGTACATCTGGATAAATTTGGATTTATGGGATGGGTAGGAGATAATATATCTATGTTTATTGATGGATTTTCATGGCCTGTAGTTTATATAGGACTTACACTTTCCTATGTACTTATTCACTACTTTTTCGTATCACAAACTGCCCAAATGTTAGCACTTTTTTCAGTCTTTTTAGGAGTTGGTATTAAAGCAGGCGTACCTGCAGAGATGATGGCATTAATACTTCTTTTTGCGACAAACTTTAATGCGATCATAACACCACAAGGTTCATCTGCCAATGTTATATATGTAGGAAGTGGGTATATAGAAGCAAAAGAGATCTATAAGGTTGGTGGTATAATAACACTCATAAATACATTAGTATTTTTAACTATCGGTACGGCTTGGATGTTATTAATACTATAA